The Hypomesus transpacificus isolate Combined female unplaced genomic scaffold, fHypTra1 scaffold_61, whole genome shotgun sequence genomic sequence tgctgatgttttccttggtctacctgttcgacgtctgttacttagtacaccagtagttttcttcttcttcaggacattccaaatggttgtactggctatggccaatgtttctgcaatggctctgattgattttccatcttctctaagactcacaattgcttgtttttcacccaaagacagcgctctggttttcatgttgttttcacctctgaatacagtctgcatagacaaaacctatcttacccaatctgaacctgagtgtagacattcagtggtatttattgattgaataatgtatgtaataggacacacctgggcaacaaaacacacctgtcagtcacatgttccaatacttttgctcacgtgacaaatgggtgggtttgaacaaaaaggtgatattttctaatttgtgcatcagatcctgatgtaaatacctggaaataaaagctgaaacgttgatctctggtttcacattcatcgtttgatgtcaagcccaaatgttttcagtctacagcaaaaataaaggaattggcctcactgttccaatacttttggagggcactgtaggtgtcaagcaaatggtcaccagagtttgcgtctccatctattccaggtttgggagtaggcctctctttccacacaaggaatgctgaacacagtatcattttatacagactaaaaaaagatacatcttcaatttttctgacaggcagacactcaaagtgatggggtgtgtcaaggggttacatcagagtaatcttacacatacctctctctctaattcgcgctctctgtctgtctgtctgtctgtctctctctctctctctctctctctctctctctctctctctctctctctctctctctctctcagtcaggtcagtatcgactggattcaaaatattccttatatataaagtgttttacctaagacttgacagctgagactgtcaattgatccgttgtggtggattgtgatcctgtcttcctgtatgacatgatgactcgtcttctataaaatttcagagggatttcatgctattttcagagtttagcgattttctatcatttttaaaacacattattgaaaaagtaaagggtgtggaagtatgccagacactattagaataatctggtgtgtatttgagatttttctcaacaagtctggaaaatgtattgagatttgcaaggatttcatgctattttcagagtttagcgattttatatcattttttaaaacacattattgaaaaggtaaagggtgtggaagtaggccagacactattagaataaacaggtgtatattagagatttttttaaacaagtttgaaaaagttattgagattatcaatgatttcatgctattttcagagattagcgattttctatcatttttttaaaaacattattgaaaaagtaaagggtgtggaagtaggccagacactattagaataatctggtgtatatttgagattttttgacgcaagtctggaaatattattgagattagcaaggatttcatgctattttcagagattagcgattttctatcattttttaaaaggttttattgaaaaagtaaagggtgtggaagtaggccagacactattagaataatctggtgtatattagagattttttgacccaagtttgaaaaggttattgagattagcaaggatttcatgctattttcagagattagcgattttctatcattttttaaaaggttttattaaaaaagtaaagggtgtggaagtaggacagacactattagaataatatggtgtgtatttgagatgttttgacccaagtttggaaaagatattgagattagcaaggatttcatgctattttcagagattagcgattttctatcattcttttaaatgttttattgaaaaagtaaagggtgtggaagtaggccagacactattagaataatctggtgtgtatttgagattttttgacccaagtttggaaaagatattgagattatcaatgatttcatgctattttcagagattagcgattttctatcatttttttaaatgttttattgaaaaagtaaagggtgtggaagtaggccagacactattagaataatatggtgtatattcgagatttttcgacccaagtttgaaaaagttattgagattatcaatgatttcatgctattttcagagatgagcgattttctatcatttttttaaatgttttattgaaaaagtaaagggtgtggaagtaggccagacactattagaataatctggtgtgtatttgagattttttgacccaagtttggaaaagatattgagattatcaatgatttcatgctattttcagagattagcgattttctatcatttttttaaatgttttattgaaaaggtaaagggtgtggaagtaggccagacactattagaataatctggtgtttatttgagattttttgacccaaatttggaaaagatattgagattatcaatgatttcatgctattttcagagattagcgattttctatcatttttttaaatgttttattgaaaaagtaaagggtgtggaagtaggccagacactattagaataatctggtgtatattcgagattttttgacccaagtttgaaaaagttattgagattatcaatgatttcatgctattttcagagattagcgattttctatcatttttttaaatgttttattgaaaaagtaaagggtgtggaagtaggccagacactattagaataatctggtgtgtatttgagattttttgacccaagtttggaaaagatattgagattatcaatgatttcatgctattttcagagaatagcgattttctatcatttttttaaatgttttattgaaaaagtaaagggtgtggaagtaggccagacactattagaataatctggtgtatattcgagattttttgacccaagtttgaaaaagttattgagattatcaatgatttcatgctattttcagagattagcgattttctatcatttttttaaatgttttattgaaaaagtaaagggtgtggaagtaggccagacactattagaataatctggtgtatattcgagattttttgacccaagtttgaaaaagttattgagattatcaatgatttcatgctattttcagagattagcgattttctatcatttttttaaatgttttattgaaaaagtaaagggtgtggaagtaggccagacactattagaataatctggtgtgtatttgagattttttgacccaagtttggaaaagatattgagattatcaatgatttcatgctattttcagagaatagcgattttctatcatttttttaaatgttttattgaaaaagtaaagggtgtggaagtaggccagacactattagaataatctggtgtatattcgagattttttgacccaagtttgaaaaagttattgagattatcaatgatttcatgctattttcagagattagcgattttctatcatttttttaaatgttttattgaaaaagtaaagggtgtggaagtaggccagacactattagaataatatggtgtatattcgagattttttgacccaagtttgaaaaagttattgagattatcaatgatttcatgctattttcagagatgagtgattttctatcattttttttaatgttttattgaaagagtaaagggtgtggaagtaggccagacactattagaataatctggtgtgtatttgagattttttgacccaagtttggaaaagatattgagattatcaatgatttcatgctattttcagagattagcgattttctatcatttttttaaatgttttattgaaaaagtaaagggtgtggaagtaggccagacactattagaataatctggtgtatattcaagatttttttaaacaagtttgaaaaggttattgagattatcaatgatttcatgctattttcagagattagcgattttctatcatttttttaaatgttttattgaaaaagtaaagggtttggaagtaggccagacattgttggaatgctctgctgtttgtttgaggttttatagtcatacaaatattataaatgtcatcatttttcaaaattgtatgggtaattttcacccggtccctaactcggcgctgcaaagtagcgtcttccgaatgtgagacgaatgtcgaatgtcgaatatgaaactaacttcacctcggtcactCTCCCTTATCTAATATGTCATTAAATAACAGAACACGTCAAAATAGTGGATTCTTACAACATAAATTCAAATTTTGGTGAACATATATAACAAACAAATGTACCCCGGTTACATAAGCATGTTTGGTTTCATCCATAGGCCAACCATATTGCCTCGACACGATTTGTCATACACATTTTCCCTTACTTTTGGGTACAGTCGGCAAACCATTGTGTGAGGTGGCCAAAATCCAGAGTTTCATGAATCTTCTTTATTGACTTTGATTTAATGTTCCATGGAATGTACGTAGGGCTGCATGCAAGACGTGATAGGTTGATTTAATGATGTGTTGGAAAGAAACCAATGAAACGTGAGAatagcagaaaacaaggaaattaTTAATTGTGGTATTGCCACCATGGCGAATTGTTGTTTGACAAATGTCACATGAAGTTTCATCACTGTTAACTGGAGTGAAATAACTTCAGATTATGGTTCTTTTTCTTTCAGTCATGACCGCAGCAGAGTGTGCTTTcactgagtgagagtgagagagggcggCGCGCTGCCGCTGATGAACTCAAGATAAGCACAGACACAGCGGAAGAAAAAATAGTTCCCATTGACTTTCTTATTTAAGTACATTTCTATACTATAAGGCCTACTACTATTATAAAAATATTCTAAAATAACTTATTTAAAAGAAATCCCAGGTAGGATCTATATTTCAAATTGAGAATCGATCCTTTTGATACAATGCCAGTATCGAAAAAATCGATACTTTGGGATCGATCCGCCCATGGCTAGTAGCCAATAGTCTTTTATAACAACCGACATCGCAAATCCAACTGAACCCGCAAGTATGTTCTTATCCAcgtatttatgcatttagcagactttaGATTTAGCAAATAGCTTCTGaaaatatgttcatatatatTTGCTGTACTAAATATGTTGGCTACCTAAAAGATGATAGGCAGGCAAATATGTAGACCTATTTTTGTAACCGAATCCGTGTTCGTGTGTACCCATTCGGTTTTTGTATTCTTCAGCCTCGTAACAAACGAAAAATAGGGCCGTAAGTTTGTACCCAAACGTTGATGGGTGATCTCATGCCAAACTTTTTATAAAACTTGTGAGTCCTGAACTTAGCCTATATTTTTGTACTAATTGAATACATATAGATTTTATATTCGATGTAATTTTGCAGTGCTGTtaatgtagccggtgtgaatcggtgaaactcccTCCTCGAGTAGCCTATGTAACATGACGCCACCCGTGATTAGTCACTACTaacttttctttggcgtagcatGGTAGTGCTTGCacttgggatgtcagaggtggcTGTGTTCGACACCCAATGGGTTCACCATTAGATAACCAAGATTTTGAAAAAAAATCCCACATTTTCGCATCCCACATGTGGATGAACAGGCCTTGATATTGGATTCCTCACTTTTAAATAGGCAACGACATTCTGTAATCTGAACAACACCATTTTCAGATTTTAGTTGAAGAATATAAATTATAGGAGAATTACACGCGAACTATGAAATAGCCTGTTTTCAGAGTTAGGCCTATAGCCTAAACGTAACCTATATATGCCTATAACTTTGGCTTTTTGTAGCCTAACCTAACAATAATCATATGGATTGCGTTTGTGCAGGGGCGGATTTACCcattaggcaaggtaggcaaccgcctggggcccccagctgccaggggTGCCCTTAAAAGACTACATAAAAttactatatgatcaataataactataataataatgcaaatcgattaaaagtcataaccttccacaaaagtatcaacaacgataccaacagagcgtttattctatttgtgtcaaagcaggcttcccctcccacccgaaactactgtggactattccatcgattgcagcaactgcgcagcaaagcacgtAATTTCAGTTGGTTAAtatgagacagtagaagagtgaagtgaatgcaaaacCCAATTTGCGAAATGTAACCAAACTCCCCGAgcggagcacaaaagagaaagacaaaagaagaGAGTAAACAAGTAATTGCCAAACTCAAACTACAGAAGGAAGCGTAATTTTTCTCCACTGGCatccaatgatgcggcagctagcacaagtgctgctcagtgaagtttggctagcaacagcagctaggctagcttgctcgttgcacaatttaccggggtcagcttccccacgcagggctctaaactgagaccagatttggcattgttactgacaatgatcgcttccagcaaacgttTATTGAATTAGCAgttttccccctaaataattgTGCTTATTTacttttttgggggcatattttcagttaacagatggtactgtactgtttgaattgcgattgcatctgaaatactgccgctGACAATGTTgttagcttgtttcaaaggggggttcttaatgaattaatgcaatataagtaggctaaatgcttgaaaatatcactagaagggaaaaaggtGACATaaagtcatagaggttaggaaCGTTTTcaccggattgcccaatatcttTATTTGATCTTGCTAAATTTTCAACTGACGCTGCTATAGCTTATAAGCTATAGcttatatatttatacatattaatatatattaatatatattcataattattatatggattgaaaagagtaagaataggagttaagggggccccatgcctgtctttgcctggggcccccaaatcactaaatccgccactgcGTTTGTGGGAAACACATTAGGCCTATTAGCGCCTATTGCCTATAAAATAGAATCTAAAGCCGTCACATTAACTTTGACGTTTAATTGAAGGACTAGCCTATAGGCTATGCATCAGGCACCGTGCGTAGATGAAATTTAGGCTATTCTGTGTCATGAAAAATAATTCTGTAGATTTATCCTCTGTGATGCATGCATTAGGCCATCATTTAGGCCTACCGTTTTTGTCAATCGTTTTCGCGCAATTCTCAATCAAATTATGGGATAGGCTATTATTTATTGTTCACATCAGATGTTAATTTATTTTTCAGTCATGCAAATATCATAATGCAACAATAATGCACATGGTTTAATGATAAAAAGGATGAGTTGATAGCCTAAATTATATACAGAGATTGGACGGATTAGGCCATATTACGAAAGTCTTGGTTTTTTAATTGAGGATTTAGTAGCCTAACATATTTCAGTTTTCTTCTGCCACTGCTGTTGTAAAAGCATAAGATGAAGCCTGCTCCCATATGGTCACGGGGTTTACTATGAGTGAGGAGAGTTGGGCTGGAAACGTTGATGAGTCCGACTAGCTAATTAGGAACTTACGCAATCATTCATCAcccaatgtcataaaaaaattgaaatatCTGAAGGCCCTTGTAGCATATTTACCCTTGCCTTCTAATAGTCCAGTAGTCTATGTCTTAATTAGTGGGACCCGAAACCACCTTCATTAGGTTTTAAGTCACTGTGCATGTTTCATAACCACCATTTCTTGCTGAATATTTGAATTAAGAATAGGTCCTACATACGTTTCAAGCAGTTTGTTTCGTTTTGACAGTTAAGCCTACATTGCCTGTACGTTTATTGCAGAAAGTCGCATGAATATAGGCCTAAGCTACTTCAATAAGTAGGCCTATCGGACTACAACTTTGATTATCATACGCACATCTTTAAGAATATTTATGGGGGTTTGTGCAACTAACGTATGCTATTATCTTCTCTAAGGATGAATAATTAATGTTATTTTTCTTCCTCGTTTCCAGCGTTGGAAGATGGACCGTATCTGCAGCATGATGCTGTTCATGGTTCTCTGCTCCCAGTCGTCTGCGGGTGAGTTCTTGAACAAGCTCAATGGTAGCCATGGCTACAGCATTTGATTGCAGAGCATATCTATGAGCAGGGCCGGCCCTAGAGTTTTGGGGGCCCTAAACATGAATAGTGTATGGGGTCCCTTGATTGGCCAATCGCGGGGCCCTAAACAAAAGATTAGTTTGTTTGTTGGGTTGGCCGGCCGGCCAGTGGGATAAATCCCCTATTAGCTCTGGATAAaaaggtctgctaaatgaatatgcaCAAATAAGTACATTTTTGTCTCCACAAATGATGTGTTACGATAACAGGGTGTGTTAGGCCAACAGGTCTCTGTATAAATACATAACAATGTTAAATATACCATTAGGCTATATAGTAACAAAGCAGTCAAGTTATATACCTAGCCCATGTTTAAATAATTTAGTCACTCTACTTAGTCCAAAACAGGTAGAGTCTAAATTAAAATGTCCTGTGAAAACCTTTTTAAAGTAACTTACCATGCATGTAGCTACTACTGTTTGGTTACAACACCTCGATATACTGTTATTACTATGCACTTCAGATCCTTGATCTGCTTTACTTTGTATCTGCCCTGTTCGTATACATtggtttggaaatgatgtctgCTAGATCAAAATgctaaaagacagaaagacttgCTAACTAACGACAATGGAAGACAACCTTTATTAAACACCCCTTGATATCCCAGATGGattctgtctttgtgtctgttctTCCAGGAGAGTCTCAGCTGATTGGTTCATCTGACCGCATTGTTGCTGTAgagggtgatgatgtcatcctgccGTGTTCCCTGGAACCTTCCGTCAATGCAGAGTTCCTGACAGTGGAGTGGACCAGACCTGACATGGAACCTACTGCTGTACATTTATACAAGGATGGCCGTAACAATAATGACGACCAGAAGGAGTCTTACAAAGACAGGACCATGCTGTTTGAAGGAGAACTGGTCAGGGGCAACGTCTCCCTGAAACTGTCCAGAGTGAagctggaggatgaggggagctaCACCTGCCGTGTTGGCCAGGTTAGGACGACTGTCATCCAGCTCAGTGTTGGTAAGTTAGATCAAATAGAGATAAAGACCCAGAGAAATAAAAGCCCAAACCAAAATTCAAGATGCTGTCTATTAATTAATAAATCAACACATATCTATGTAGACATTTCTTATTCTTCATTAGTGCTTCATCTCTTTCTGACAGTCTTTCTGTCTGATGAGGATCACTTTGTCTTTCAGATTCATCTTTTCCCCCGACAGATAAATGGTCCATTGGTAAAACAGTTGGAGTTGGAGCTGGAGTTGGAGCTTTCGTGGGCGTGGCACTAGTAGTAGGAGTAGTATTGTGGAAGAAATGTACAGCAGGCAGTAAAGGTAAGACACAgtcgtgtatgtgtgtttgtagagaTGTCATATGGCAGACATGGTATTTCCTCCTGTATTTCTAACAGATGTTCGTGATTCTAAACCTGAACCTTTCGCaacaagaaagaggaggaggacaaggctAGGCCAGTAGAAATCATACTGATATCAggtaatgtaagtgtgtgtgtgtgtcccaggggtGGTTTTAGGCACGGGACGACCGGGCAGCCTCCGGGGGCGCCACGAAGTTGGGGGCGGCATTTTCCGCAATTTGTGTgtttggcgccctctgctggccaGAAAAAGATATAGCGGTTGTGGTCGTGCCACTCGTTACTCGTGTACTCTGATGGGGCGTgtactcacaacacccactatccaccccagcctcactcacaacacccactatccacccagcctcactcacaacacccactatccaccccagccttactcacaacacccactatccaccccagcctcacaacacccactatccaccccagcctcactcacaacacccactatccaccccagcctcactcacaacacccactatccaccccagcctcactcacaacacccactatccaccccagcctcactcacaacacccactatccaccccagcctcactcacaacacccactatccaccccagcctcactcacaacacccactatccaccccagcctcactcacaacacccactatccacccctgcctcactcacaacacccactatccaccccagcctcactcacaacacccactatccacccctgcctcactcacaacacccactatccaccccagcctcactcacaacacccactatccaccccagcctcactcacaacacccactatccaccccagcctcactcacaacacccactatccaccccagcctcactcacaacacccactatccacccagcctcactcacaacacccactatccaccccagcctcactcacaacacccactatccaccccagcctcactcacaacacccactatccaccccagcctcactcacaacacccactatccaccccagcctcactcacaacacccactatccaccccagcctcactcacaacacccactatccacccctgcctcactcacaacacccactatccaccccagcctcactcacaacacccactatccaccccagcctcactcacaacacccactatccaccccagcctcactcacaacacccactatccaccccagcctcactcacaacacccactatccacccctgcctcactcacaacacccactatccaccccagcctcactcacaacacccactatccaccccagcctcactcacaacacccactatccaccccagcctcactcacaacacccactatccacccctgcctcactcacaacacccactatccaccccagcctcactcacaacacccactatccaccccagcctcactcacaacacccactatccaccccagcctcactcacaacacccactatccaccccagcctcactcacaacacccactatccacccagcctcactcacaacacccactattcaccccagcctcactcacaacacccactatccaccccagcctcactcacaacacccactatccaccccagccttactcacaacacccactatccaccccagccttactcacaacacccactatccaccccagcctcactcacaacacccactatccaccccagcctcactcacaacacccactatccaccccagcctcactcacaacacccactatccaccccagcctcactcacaacacccactatccaccccagcctcactcacaacacccactatccaccccagcctcactcacaacacccactatccaccccagcctcactcacaacacccactatccaccccagcctcactcacaacacccactatccacccagcctcactcacaacacccactatccaccccagcctcactcacaacacccactatccaccccagcctcactcacaacacccactatccaccccagcctcactcacaacacccactatccaccccagcctcactcacaacacccactatccaccccagcctcactcacaacacccactatccaccccagcctcactcacaacacccactatccaccccagcctcactcacaacacccactatccaccccagcctcactcacaacacccactatccaccccagcctcacttaCAATACCTACTACTTGTGTCAGTATTAGTGGTGTAGCTGTTCGATGAGTGGTGATGCTAATACAGACATTCTTTCCCCATCACCTACATCATCTACGAGACAGGACGTTgacatgaattatattattgttgcctG encodes the following:
- the LOC124465950 gene encoding myelin-oligodendrocyte glycoprotein-like isoform X2, with amino-acid sequence MDRICSMMLFMVLCSQSSAGESQLIGSSDRIVAVEGDDVILPCSLEPSVNAEFLTVEWTRPDMEPTAVHLYKDGRNNNDDQKESYKDRTMLFEGELVRGNVSLKLSRVKLEDEGSYTCRVGQVRTTVIQLSVDKWSIGKTVGVGAGVGAFVGVALVVGVVLWKKCTAGSKDVRDSKPEPFATRKRRRTRLGQ
- the LOC124465950 gene encoding myelin-oligodendrocyte glycoprotein-like isoform X1 encodes the protein MDRICSMMLFMVLCSQSSAGESQLIGSSDRIVAVEGDDVILPCSLEPSVNAEFLTVEWTRPDMEPTAVHLYKDGRNNNDDQKESYKDRTMLFEGELVRGNVSLKLSRVKLEDEGSYTCRVGQVRTTVIQLSVDSSFPPTDKWSIGKTVGVGAGVGAFVGVALVVGVVLWKKCTAGSKDVRDSKPEPFATRKRRRTRLGQ